The region CCCACAGGTCGAAACCGGGGCCGTGCTCGGGGTGGTCCACGCCGACGAACGCCACGTCGTGGATCTCGTGCGCCACGTCCGGCAGCCCGGAGATCGCGGTCTTGAACTTGCGCGGCAGGTTCGAGAACCGGGGGTCGCCGATGTAGCGGGTCAGGATCTCGTCGATCGCGGGCGAGCCGTCGATCACCTCGTCCTCGGCGATGCCCGCCACCGGCGAGCCGAGCACCACCCGCGGGCTGTCGCCGCACGCCTCCATCGTGGTCAGGCCCGCGGCTTCCAGCTTCTGCCAGATCGCGGGCACGTCCTCGATCCGGATCCAGTGGTACTGGACGTTCTGCCGGTCGGTGATGTCGGCGGTGTCGCGCGCGTAGGTCTGCGACAGCTCGCCGACCAGCGCGAGCTGCGCGGTGGTCAGCCGCCCGCCGTCGATCCGGACGCGCAGCATGAAGTACTCGTCGTCCAGCTCCTCGGGCTCCAGGGTGGCCGTGCGACCGCCGTCGATGCCCGGCTTGCGCTGGGTGTAGAGGCCGTACCAGCGGAACCGGCCGCGCAGGTCGGCCGGGTCGATCGAGTCGAACCCGCCGTGGGCGTAGATGTTCTCGATCCGCGCCCGCACGTTGAGCGGGTTGTCGTCCTTCTTGCTCCGCTCGTTGGGGTTGAGCGGCTCGCGGTAGCCCAGCGCCCACTGCCCCTCACCTCGGCGCTGCTTGGCACGCTGAGGCGTAGTCGTCGGGGGGACCATCCTCGTCCTCCGGGGATTCGGGGCGCTGGTGCGCGTGCGAGTCCCGGCGAGGCATGTGGTGGGGGTCTCGTCAGCGCACCCGGCGCCGACGGGAACAGCAAATAGTCAGGCGCGGGCTATGCCGAAGGCCGGCACATCGCGCTGGAGACACGCCGGAAGTCGACGTGGCGGCGGACCACCAGGCGCACTCCGGTCGAGGTCATGGCTGTCAGCGTGCCATGCGTCCACCCCGTGGTCCACCGCCATCCGCATGGTGGGACGGCCGTCCCGGTGCTGGTAAATGGGACAATGGGGGCCATGCCCTCCGCTCTGCCGATCGGCGACCCCGCGCCGCCCGACGGCTCACTGCCCGTGACCGCCCTGACCGGGCTCGGCACCCGCCCGTTCGGCGTCTACGTGCACGTCCCGTTCTGCGCGACGCGCTGCGGCTACTGCGACTTCAACACCTACACCGCTGGTGAGCTGGGCACCTCCGCGTCGCCCGGGTCGTGGCTGGAGGGTCTGCGGCGCGAACTGGACCTCGCGGCGGCCGTGCTGGGCACTGCGCCAGCCGCGGACACCGTGTTCGTCGGCGGTGGCACTCCGTCACTGCTCGGCGCGGCCGGCCTGGCCGACGTGCTGGCCGCGGTGCGGTCGTCGTTCGGCCTCTCGGCCGACGCCGAGGTGACCACCGAGTCCAACCCCGAGTCGACCTCGCCGGAGTTCTTCGCCGGGATCCGTGACGCGGGTTACACCCGGGTCTCGCTCGGGATGCAGTCCGCGGCCCGCCACGTGCTCACCGTGCTGGACCGCGCGCACACCCCCGGACGCCCGCCGGCCGCCGCCCGCGAGGCCCGCGCCGCCGGCTTCGAGCACGTGAACCTCGACCTCATCTACGGCACCCCCGGCGAGACCGCCGACGACCTGCGGGCCTCGCTGGACGCGGTGGGCGAGGCGGGCGTGGACCACGTGTCGGCCTACGCGCTGATCGTGGAGGAGGGCACCGCGCTGGCCCGCCGGGTGCGCCGCGGCGAGCTGCCGATGCCCGACGACGACGTGCTGGCCGACAAGTACGAGATGGTCGACGCCGCGCTCACCGGGCAGGGCCTGACCTGGTACGAGGTGTCGAACTGGGCCGCGTCGCCGGCCGCCGAGTGCCGGCACAACGTCCTGTACTGGCAGGGCGCGGACTGGTGGGGCGCGGGCCCCGGCGCGCACAGCCACGTCGGCGGCGTGCGCTGGTGGAACGTCAAGCACCCCGCCAAGTACAGCGAGCTGCTGGCCGCCGGCACCTCCCCGGCGGCGGGCCGGGAGGCGCTGAGCGCGCAGGACCGGCGGATCGAGCGGGTGCTGCTGGAGCTGCGGCTGGCCGTCGGCCTGCCGGTCGACGTGCTCGACGACGCCGGCCGGGCCGAGGCGAAGGCCGCCGCCGCGGACGGCCTGCTCGACGCCGACGCGCTGGACCGGGGCCGCTGCGTGCTCACCGACCGGGGCCGGCTGCTCGCCGACGCCGTCGTGCACCGGCTCACCTGAGGCCGCGCGGTGCTACTTGAGCGAGATCGTCGCCGACAGCCCGATCGTCCGGTAGCCGATCGGCCCGTACAGCCGGCCCGCCTTGCCGTCCGGCTCGGTCTCCAGGAACGGGACCACCCCGGCGGCGAACACCCGCCGGGTCAGCTCGCCGCACACCGCCGACGCGATGCCGCGCCCCCGGTGCTCGGGCACCACGGCGATCCCGGCGACCTGCGCCAGGCCGTTGCTCGGACCGGTGCTCGCGCCACCGCCGACCGCCACCCCGTCGACCAGGGCGAGCACCAGCGTCCCGCCCTCGCCCAGCAGCGTCCGCTGCCGCGCCACCCCCGCGTCGCGCGGGATCGGCTCGACCCCGAACGCCCGGTGCTGCGCCTCGGTCAGCGCCGCCAGCTGGTCGTCGGTGGTCGCGTCGAGCAGCTCCACGCCCTCGGGCACGTCCGGCACGACCAGGTCGGCCCGCTCGACGCCCATCATCGGCAGCAGCTGGTCGACGGTGAACCCGGCCGCCTCCAGCGCGGTGTCCACCGCCGGGCACGGCCGCAGGTACTCCAACCGCGGCGTGCGGTCCCGGGCGCGGAACGCCGCCACCAGGGCGGCCACGTCGGCGGCGGTCGGCTCGGCGTCCCGCTCGGGCACCGCGTAGTTCGTGAACACGCTGTCGGTGTGCGCGTCGAACCTGACCAGGAACGGCCCGATCCGCTCGGCGTCGGCGCGGATCGACGCCCGCAGGGAGTCCTGGATCTCGGTGAGCACCGGCAGACGCTCCCACGCGGGCCGAACCCGTGCCACCGGTTTCCCCACGACTGTCACCGCGGCGGCTCCGACCTCCGTAAACTCGTCGGGAGCAAGCTCCGACGGAATGGGGGTGACACGCGGTGAACACCGATGAGCGCCGGTTCGAAGTGTTGCGCGCGATCGTCGCCGACTACGTTTCCAACCAGGAGCCCGTCGGGTCGAAAGCGCTGGTCGAGCGGCACAACCTGGGGGTGTCCAGCGCGACGGTCCGCAACGACATGGCGGCGCTGGAGGAGGACGGCTACATCACCCAGCCGCACACCAGCGCCGGGCGGGTGCCCACCGACAAGGGCTACCGGCTGTTCGTGGACCGGCTCAGCGAGGTCAAGCCGCTGTCCTCGCCCGAGCGCCGGGCGATCCGCAGCTTCCTCGAAGGGGCCTACGACCTCGACGACGTGCTGCGCCGCAGCGTGCGGCTGCTGGCCCAGCTGACCCGCCAGGTCGCCGTCGTGCAGTACCCGACGCTGAGCCGCTCGACCGTGCGGCACCTGGAAGTGCTGGCCATCACACCGGCCCGGCTGATGCTCGTGCTGATCACCGACACCGGCCGGGTCGACCAGCGCTCGGTCGACCTCGGCGACGTGATCACCGAGGAGAACGTGGCCCGGATGCGCGCCATGCTCAACTCCGCCATGGTCGGCAAGCGGCTGTCCGACGCCTCCGCCGAGGTCGCCGAGCTGCCCGACCGCGCGCCCGCCGAGCTGCGCGACGTGGTGCTGCGGGTGAGCACCGTGCTGATCGAGTCGCTGGTGGAGCACCCGGAGGAGCGCCTGGTGCTGGGTGGCACCGCGAACCTCACCCGCAACGTGGCAGACTTCCCCGGTTCGCTGCGCCAGGTGCTGGAGGCGTTGGAGGAGCAGGTCGTGGTGCTCAAGCTGCTCGCCGCGTCCCGCGACCCCGGCACCGTCCTGGTGCACATCGGCGAGGAGAACGAGGCGGCCGAGATGCGCAGCACCTCGGTCGTGTCCATCGGCTACGGCAGCCGTGACAACCTGCTCGGGGGCATGGGAGTGGTCGGGCCCACCAGGATGGACTACCCCGGCACGATGGCCGCCGTGCTGGCGGTCGCCAGCTACGTGGGGGACATCCTGACCGCACGCTAGCCCAAAGAACACCGCCGGGAACACCGCCGGGAACACCGCCGGGAACACCGCAGGCCCACAGGACGTTTCGCAAGCGAGCGAGCGCGCGCTGAACGCGCCCGCAGGAGGACACACGGTGGCGAGGGACTACTACGGCACGCTCGGGGTCTCCAGGAACGCGACACCCGAGGAGATCAAGCGCGCCTACCGCAAGCTCGCGCGCCAACTGCACCCGGACGTCAACCCCAACGAGGAGGCGCGCTTCAAAGAGGTGACCGCCGCCTACGAGGTGTTGTCGGACCCGAGGAAGCGCGAGCTCGTCGACCGCGGCGGTGACCCGCTGCAGTCCGGCGGCGGTGGCGGTGGCATGGGCGACCCGTTCTCGGGTTTCGGCCTCGGCGACATCATGGACGCGTTCTTCGGCGCCACGGGCGGCGGCAGCGGGCGCGGACCGCGCAGCCGCGTGCAGCCCGGCTCCGACGCGCTCATCCGGCTGTCGATGACGCTGGAGGAGTGCGCCGCGGGCGCGTCCCGGGAACTGACCGTGGACACCGCGATCCTGTGCGACGTGTGCGTGGGCAGCGGCTGCGCCGAGGGCACGTCCCCGAAGCGCTGCGACACGTGCGGCGGGCGCGGCGAGGTGCAGTCGGTGCAGCGCTCGTTCCTGGGCCAGGTCGTCACGGCCCGGCCGTGCCCGGTCTGCCGCGGCTTCGGCGAGGTCATCCCCGACCCGTGCCGGCAGTGCGCGGGCGAGGGCCGGGTCCGCTCCCGGCGGACGATCTCGGTGCAGATCCCGGCCGGCGTGGCCGAGGGGATGCGGGTCCGGCTGGCGGGCCAGGGCGAGGTCGGCTCCGGCGGCGGCCCGGCCGGCGACCTCTACGTGGAGGTCGAGGAGGTGCCGCACGAGGTGTTCGAGCGGGACGGCTCCAACCTGCACTGCTCGGTGCGCATCCCGATGACCACCGCCGCGCTCGGCGCGGTGCTGCCGCTGCAGACCCTCGACGGCGAGGAGGAGCTGGACATCGAGCCCGGCACCCAGCCGAACACCGAACTGGTGCTCACCGGCCGGGGCATGCCGAGGCTGCGCTCCTCCGGCCGCATCGACGGGCGCGGCGACCTGCACGTGCACCTGGAGGTCGTGGTGCCGACCAAGCTCGACGGCCGGCAGACCGAGCTGCTGCGCGAACTCGCCGCCGTGCGCGGCGAGGACGAGCCGACCCTGGCCCACAACGGCAAGGGCGGCGGCGGGCTGTTCTCGCGGCTGCGCTCCGGCCGCGGCCACCGGTGACCCTGCCCGTCTTCCTGGTGCCCGCGCTGCCGGCCGGCGGCACCGCCGTGCTGGACGGCCCCGAGGGCCGGCACGCGGCCACCGTGCGGCGGCTGCGGGCGGGGGAGGAGCTGGTGCTCTCCGACGGCACGGGCGCGCAGGTGCGGTGCGTGGTCGAGGAGGCGCTGAAGGACTCGCTGCGGCTGTCCGTCGTCGAGCGCTGGGTGGTGCCCGAACCCGCGGTGCGGGTGGTGCTGGCGCAGGCGCTGGTGAAGGGCGACCGCGGCGAGCTGGCCGTAGAACTGGCCACCGAGGCGGGCGTCGACGGCGTGGTGCCGTGGCGGGCCGCCCGGTGCGTCGCGAAGTGGGAGGACGGCCCGCGCGGGGCGAAGGCGCTGGAACGCTGGCGCAGCACCGCGCGGGAGGCCGCGAAACAGGCCCGGCGGGCTCGCGTTCCGGTCGTGTCCGACCCCGCCGGCACCGCCGCGCTGGTCCGTTTGGCGGCGTCTTCCACAGTTGTATTGGTTTTGCACGAATCGGCTTCGGACACCATCAAGTCGGTGCCGCTGCCGGCCGCGGGCGAGGTGTTGTTGGTGGTCGGTCCGGAAGGCGGCATCACCGACACCGAACTCGCGGCGTTGACCGAGGCAGGCGCACACGCGGTGCGACTGGGTCCTACCGTTCTGCGAGCATCCACGGCCGCCGCGGTGGCTTTGGGTGCTCTGGGTGTAATGACCGATCGCTGGGGGTAATGGGCGTTGCGCCCTTCTGGCGAACCGCCGGAATAGGGGTTACGCTCATGGCCTGAGGGGTTGCATTGGTCTAGTCGTGATCGGCCCTTCAGACCACAGTCTCGCCGGACACCTCCCCCCTCGGTCCGGCGTCGCCGCGTCGCGGTGGGGCGACCCCCAGGTCCCATCGCGACGCGGCCCTTTTTTGCGTCAGGGGTATGACTTGCGCATCTCGTACGGCGACCACCCGAGTCAGTTCGGTGAATTGTCGACCGGCCGCCAGCCGAATCGGTTTCCTGTTGTCGTGGTCATCCACGGCGGTTTCTGGCACCAGCGTTATGGATTGGAGCTGGGACGTCCCCTGGCGGCCGATCTGGCGGCGCACGGCGTTTCCGCGTTCACCGTCGAGTACCGCCGGATCGACGGCGGCGGCGGGTGGCCGGAAACCGGCGACGACGTGCTGGCCGCCATCGACGCCCTGGACTCCGACGTGATCACCCTCGGCCACTCGGCGGGCGGCCACCTCGCGGTGTGGGCGGCGGCCCGGCACCCCCGCGTGCTCGGCGCGGTCGCCCAGGCCGGCGTGCTGGACTTCCTGGCCCACCCGCAGGTCACCCGCCGGGCCGGCGAACTGCTCGGCGGCACCCCCGACGAGGTGCCCGAGCGCTACGCCGACGCCTCGCCCGCCGCGCTGCTGCCCATCGCCAAACCGCTGGTGCTGGTGCACGGCGAGGACGACGAGGACGTGCCGGTCGAGCAGAGCATCGGGTTCGCCGAGGCCGCCGGCGCGGAACTGGTCGTGCTGCCCGGTGTCAGCCACCTGGACCTGATCACGCCCGGCACGTCCGCCTGGGTCACCTGCCGCAGCGCCGCCCTCCGCCTGGCCCGCGAAACCGCCCGGTAGGCCGTTCCGGACACCGCCTTGGTCGTGGTCCGCCCTGATCGCGGCCGCTCGGCGCGGGACGTCCCGGTAGCCTGCGCGGTATGTCCGACTGCCTGTTCTGCCGGATCGTCGCGGGCGAGGTCCCGGCCACGATCGTGCACCAGACCGAGACGACCGTGGCGTTCCGGGACATCTCGCCCCAGGCCCCGACGCACGTCGTCCTGGTGCCGCGCGAGCACGCGCCGGACGCCGCCGCCCTGGCCGCCGCCGCACCGGGCGTGCTGGACGCGCTTTTCCTGGCCGCCGGCGAGATCGCCAAGGCCGAGGGCATCGCCGAGACCGGCTACCGCCTGCTGTTCAACACCGGGGCGGACGCCGGCCAGACCGTCTTCCACGCCCACCTGCACCTGCTCGGCGGCCGTCCGCTCGGCGCGCTCGCCTAGACCCGACGGCCGGCCCCCGACCCTCGACCCCCGGCGCACTCGCCAGGGGCCGGGGGCCGGCCGGTCACACGGACTGCGGGAACGCGAGCACCCGGTCCGGGTCGTAGCGCCGCGCCACGCGGTGCAGCCGCGCGTAGTTGCCGCCGTAGTAGGCGTCCTGCCAGCCGGGCATCTGCGGGTCGATGTAGTTCACGTACCCGCCGCCCGCGCCCAGGCCGTCACGCACCTGCGCCAGCTCCCGCCGGGCCGTCGACTCGTCGAGCCCGGGGCCCTCGACGAAGATCTGCGCGCTGGCCAGCGCGTCCCGGTGCGGGAACGCCGTCGCGTCCGGCCGCACCCGCGAGATCGCCCCGCCGAACGAGTCGAACAGGACCGCCCCGGTCACCGGCCGGTCCACCAGCCGCACCGCCGCCTGCGGGTCCACCGCCCGGCGCAGCATCCGCGACGACGCCACGAACCGGTTCCCGGTCACCGGCGCGCACCCGTTCAGGCAGTTCGCGAAGTACCGCATGGTCGTCAGGTAGTCCATCGGCCGCAGGTCCCGCGACAGCACCGGGGCCTTCGCCGCGAACCGGTCCAGCCAGGGCGTGAGCGCCTCCGGCGAGCCCACCCAGCACCCGCCCACCCGGGCCGACGGCGGTCGGCCCATGTCCAGCGTGCACCCCGTCCACAGCTCGTCCGGCAGGTCCGCGACCCACTCCTGCCACGCCCCGAACACGTCCACCTCCGCGCCCGGTCGGGTGCGCAGCGCGAACGGCACCAGGTCGCGCGCCGGGAACGTGTCGAACCGGAACGACGTGACGATCCCGAAGTTCCCGCCACCGCCGCCGCGCAACGCCCAGAACAGGTCCGGCTCGTGCTCCGCGTCCACCCGCCGCACGCAGCCGTCCGGCGTCACCACCCGCGCCCCGCGCAGGTGGTCGCAGGTCAGCCCGTACTTGCGGGCCACCACGCTGATCCCGCCGCCCAGCGTCAACCCGCCGATCCCGACGCTGGGGCACGTCCCGCCGGGCAGCAGCCGTCCGGCCGCGCCCAACGCCTCGTACAGCCCGATCATCGAGGTGCCCGCGCCGACCACGGCCTCCCGGCCCGGCCGGACCTCGTCCAGCGCCGCCAGGTCCACGACCAGCCCGCCCTCCGGCACGGAGTACCCGGCGTAGCTGTGCCGTCCGCTGCGGGCGGCGACCGGGAGGCGTTCGCGGGAGGCGAACTCCAGGCAGCGGGCGACGTCGTCCTCCGTCGCGCACAACGCGATCGCCGCGGGTCGCCGCTGGTCGTACAGCGTGTTGAAGGGCCGCCGCTGCGCGTCGTAGTCCGGGTCGCCCGGCAGCACCAGCCGCCCGGTCAGCCGCAACCGGCCCCAATCCCGGTCCCAGCCCACGAACGCCAACCCGGCGGCCCCGATGAACGTCCTCCGTCGAAATTCCACAAACCCCACCCCCAAGGCGTTATTTTGCCCCAAATGTGAGCTGCGACACAACCGGCAATCGGGTAATCCCGGTCGCCGACCCGGCTACCCCAGGGCCTGCATCACCGGAGCGAACAACTGCCGCCGGTCACCGCCCTGCGGGCCGCGCACCATCCGGTCCACTTCGAACCGGGCCGGCATCCCGTGCGCCGACAGCCACGCCGCCAACTCCGGGTCTGTGACGTCCACCCGCGCCGGACCACCGTCCGCCACGTCCGCGACCAGCGCCTTCGCCGCCTCGACCGAGTCCGCCACCACCGGCCCGACCACCAGCCGCCCGTCGTTGCGCCACCCCGCCGCGAACCCGCCCTCGGACACCACCACCCGTTCGGCGAACCCGAACAGCTCCGCCCACATAGCCGACCGGTCCGCCCCGAACACCGCCGCGTCCCGCGCCACCAGCCCCGCACGGTCCACCACCGGCCGGGACACCCCCGACGGCGGCACGTC is a window of Saccharothrix espanaensis DSM 44229 DNA encoding:
- the hemW gene encoding radical SAM family heme chaperone HemW gives rise to the protein MPSALPIGDPAPPDGSLPVTALTGLGTRPFGVYVHVPFCATRCGYCDFNTYTAGELGTSASPGSWLEGLRRELDLAAAVLGTAPAADTVFVGGGTPSLLGAAGLADVLAAVRSSFGLSADAEVTTESNPESTSPEFFAGIRDAGYTRVSLGMQSAARHVLTVLDRAHTPGRPPAAAREARAAGFEHVNLDLIYGTPGETADDLRASLDAVGEAGVDHVSAYALIVEEGTALARRVRRGELPMPDDDVLADKYEMVDAALTGQGLTWYEVSNWAASPAAECRHNVLYWQGADWWGAGPGAHSHVGGVRWWNVKHPAKYSELLAAGTSPAAGREALSAQDRRIERVLLELRLAVGLPVDVLDDAGRAEAKAAAADGLLDADALDRGRCVLTDRGRLLADAVVHRLT
- a CDS encoding GNAT family N-acetyltransferase, which produces MLTEIQDSLRASIRADAERIGPFLVRFDAHTDSVFTNYAVPERDAEPTAADVAALVAAFRARDRTPRLEYLRPCPAVDTALEAAGFTVDQLLPMMGVERADLVVPDVPEGVELLDATTDDQLAALTEAQHRAFGVEPIPRDAGVARQRTLLGEGGTLVLALVDGVAVGGGASTGPSNGLAQVAGIAVVPEHRGRGIASAVCGELTRRVFAAGVVPFLETEPDGKAGRLYGPIGYRTIGLSATISLK
- the hrcA gene encoding heat-inducible transcriptional repressor HrcA; amino-acid sequence: MNTDERRFEVLRAIVADYVSNQEPVGSKALVERHNLGVSSATVRNDMAALEEDGYITQPHTSAGRVPTDKGYRLFVDRLSEVKPLSSPERRAIRSFLEGAYDLDDVLRRSVRLLAQLTRQVAVVQYPTLSRSTVRHLEVLAITPARLMLVLITDTGRVDQRSVDLGDVITEENVARMRAMLNSAMVGKRLSDASAEVAELPDRAPAELRDVVLRVSTVLIESLVEHPEERLVLGGTANLTRNVADFPGSLRQVLEALEEQVVVLKLLAASRDPGTVLVHIGEENEAAEMRSTSVVSIGYGSRDNLLGGMGVVGPTRMDYPGTMAAVLAVASYVGDILTAR
- the dnaJ gene encoding molecular chaperone DnaJ, producing the protein MARDYYGTLGVSRNATPEEIKRAYRKLARQLHPDVNPNEEARFKEVTAAYEVLSDPRKRELVDRGGDPLQSGGGGGGMGDPFSGFGLGDIMDAFFGATGGGSGRGPRSRVQPGSDALIRLSMTLEECAAGASRELTVDTAILCDVCVGSGCAEGTSPKRCDTCGGRGEVQSVQRSFLGQVVTARPCPVCRGFGEVIPDPCRQCAGEGRVRSRRTISVQIPAGVAEGMRVRLAGQGEVGSGGGPAGDLYVEVEEVPHEVFERDGSNLHCSVRIPMTTAALGAVLPLQTLDGEEELDIEPGTQPNTELVLTGRGMPRLRSSGRIDGRGDLHVHLEVVVPTKLDGRQTELLRELAAVRGEDEPTLAHNGKGGGGLFSRLRSGRGHR
- a CDS encoding 16S rRNA (uracil(1498)-N(3))-methyltransferase; translation: MTLPVFLVPALPAGGTAVLDGPEGRHAATVRRLRAGEELVLSDGTGAQVRCVVEEALKDSLRLSVVERWVVPEPAVRVVLAQALVKGDRGELAVELATEAGVDGVVPWRAARCVAKWEDGPRGAKALERWRSTAREAAKQARRARVPVVSDPAGTAALVRLAASSTVVLVLHESASDTIKSVPLPAAGEVLLVVGPEGGITDTELAALTEAGAHAVRLGPTVLRASTAAAVALGALGVMTDRWG
- a CDS encoding alpha/beta hydrolase family protein is translated as MSTGRQPNRFPVVVVIHGGFWHQRYGLELGRPLAADLAAHGVSAFTVEYRRIDGGGGWPETGDDVLAAIDALDSDVITLGHSAGGHLAVWAAARHPRVLGAVAQAGVLDFLAHPQVTRRAGELLGGTPDEVPERYADASPAALLPIAKPLVLVHGEDDEDVPVEQSIGFAEAAGAELVVLPGVSHLDLITPGTSAWVTCRSAALRLARETAR
- a CDS encoding histidine triad nucleotide-binding protein, giving the protein MSDCLFCRIVAGEVPATIVHQTETTVAFRDISPQAPTHVVLVPREHAPDAAALAAAAPGVLDALFLAAGEIAKAEGIAETGYRLLFNTGADAGQTVFHAHLHLLGGRPLGALA
- a CDS encoding FAD-binding oxidoreductase, whose translation is MEFRRRTFIGAAGLAFVGWDRDWGRLRLTGRLVLPGDPDYDAQRRPFNTLYDQRRPAAIALCATEDDVARCLEFASRERLPVAARSGRHSYAGYSVPEGGLVVDLAALDEVRPGREAVVGAGTSMIGLYEALGAAGRLLPGGTCPSVGIGGLTLGGGISVVARKYGLTCDHLRGARVVTPDGCVRRVDAEHEPDLFWALRGGGGGNFGIVTSFRFDTFPARDLVPFALRTRPGAEVDVFGAWQEWVADLPDELWTGCTLDMGRPPSARVGGCWVGSPEALTPWLDRFAAKAPVLSRDLRPMDYLTTMRYFANCLNGCAPVTGNRFVASSRMLRRAVDPQAAVRLVDRPVTGAVLFDSFGGAISRVRPDATAFPHRDALASAQIFVEGPGLDESTARRELAQVRDGLGAGGGYVNYIDPQMPGWQDAYYGGNYARLHRVARRYDPDRVLAFPQSV
- a CDS encoding GNAT family N-acetyltransferase; protein product: METLRALTRSDLPACTALAVGRGWPPEEAKWAFLLRVGRGFGLFDGDRLVGTTIATRFGDSHTAVSMVLVAESHGGRGLGRRVVEHALADAGTPEASLYATSFGKPLYEKLGFRSVERVAGHFGVLDVPPSGVSRPVVDRAGLVARDAAVFGADRSAMWAELFGFAERVVVSEGGFAAGWRNDGRLVVGPVVADSVEAAKALVADVADGGPARVDVTDPELAAWLSAHGMPARFEVDRMVRGPQGGDRRQLFAPVMQALG